In one window of Shewanella goraebulensis DNA:
- the norW gene encoding NADH:flavorubredoxin reductase NorW → MTAPIIIIGSGFAAYQLIKNIRRQDNEVAIQVFTGDNGDEYNKPDLSHVFTKKQDADALVLQSGAAFAKQYKVSLFANTWVDDIDTQAQSIFVNGQAYPYSKLVFATGASAFVPPVLGDGAGKVLTLNSLAEYKRSQEQINSANAVLIMGGGLIGIELAMDLQASGKQVVVVEPNGRILANVAPDFVALKLEQQLLSGGVRLSLNDAVTTVQLQGYLSGSNKLNVVTKTGKQFQVDCVISAAGLRPNTQLAKQAGVDVNRGIMVNSQLMTSDSQVYALGDCAEINGKVMAYLQPIVLSANVLAKQLLGQESELKLPPMMVKVKTPSYPIQVGGQFSTDSAWKVNFNQQSVSAEAFDENDNMTGFVVTNNHVQQAFSLLRKVLIN, encoded by the coding sequence GCCTATCAATTGATTAAAAATATTCGTAGACAAGATAACGAAGTGGCTATTCAGGTTTTTACTGGCGATAACGGTGATGAATATAACAAGCCCGATTTAAGTCATGTATTTACTAAAAAGCAAGATGCAGATGCCCTAGTACTTCAATCTGGAGCTGCATTTGCAAAGCAATACAAGGTCAGCTTATTTGCTAATACTTGGGTTGATGACATTGATACCCAAGCACAAAGTATTTTCGTTAATGGGCAAGCATACCCATATTCGAAACTGGTTTTCGCTACAGGCGCCAGCGCTTTTGTACCGCCAGTGTTAGGTGATGGCGCAGGAAAAGTGCTGACGTTAAATAGCCTTGCAGAATATAAACGATCTCAGGAGCAGATTAACTCAGCTAATGCTGTGTTGATTATGGGGGGAGGACTTATTGGTATTGAGCTTGCGATGGATTTACAAGCCAGTGGTAAGCAAGTGGTTGTAGTTGAACCCAATGGCAGAATATTGGCTAATGTCGCCCCTGATTTTGTTGCACTCAAACTTGAGCAGCAGCTACTGAGTGGTGGAGTGAGATTATCGTTAAATGATGCGGTTACCACTGTTCAGCTACAAGGCTATCTATCTGGCTCGAACAAACTGAATGTGGTGACTAAAACGGGTAAACAGTTTCAGGTTGATTGCGTGATATCTGCAGCAGGGCTTAGACCTAACACTCAGTTAGCTAAGCAAGCTGGTGTCGATGTTAATCGCGGCATTATGGTCAATAGCCAATTGATGACCTCAGATAGTCAGGTTTATGCTTTAGGTGATTGTGCGGAAATAAACGGCAAAGTCATGGCTTACTTACAACCGATAGTACTTAGCGCCAATGTCCTCGCTAAACAGCTTTTAGGACAAGAGTCTGAACTTAAATTACCGCCAATGATGGTGAAAGTGAAAACACCTTCATATCCGATTCAAGTGGGTGGTCAATTTAGTACTGATTCTGCTTGGAAGGTCAACTTTAATCAACAAAGTGTCAGTGCTGAAGCCTTTGATGAAAATGACAATATGACAGGGTTTGTGGTCACGAATAACCATGTGCAGCAGGCGTTTTCGTTATTGAGAAAAGTGCTAATTAATTAG